The genomic segment CTTGCCCGAATGGCACGATGAGGCGTTGTTGAAGCGTGAAGGCTGGCCGACGCTGAACGAGGCCGTCGCCTGTTTGCATAAGCCGGAAGAGGAACAGAAGCACACGAAGGCCAAGGCGCGATTGGTTTATGACGAATTGCTGGCCAACCAGCTGGGCATGCGGCTGGTGCGCGGGCAGATGCAGCGTTATCGCGGTGTGGTGATGAAGCAGGATGCACTGGCGCAACAGGCCGAAGCACTGCTGCCTTATAAGCTGACGGATGGACAGAAGGACGTGCTGAAGGAAATCGCCGCTGACATGCAAAGCGGCGAACGCATGCTGCGGCTGCTGCAAGGCGATGTGGGCAGCGGCAAAACGGTGGTGGCGCTGCTGGCCATGCTGCGCGCGGTGGAGGCAGGCTATCAGGCCGCGATGATGGCGCCGACGGATATCGTGGCGCGGCAGCATTACCATTGGGCGAGTGAGCTGCTCCAGCCATTGGGCATCGTGTGCGGGTATCTCAGCGGGGCGGCGAAGGCGAAGAACCGCAAAGAGACGCTGGAGAAACTGGCGAGCGGGGAGATTCAGCTGCTGTTCGGCACGCATGCGCTGTTTCAGGAGAAGGTGCAGTTCCACAAACTCGGCATGGTGGTGGTGGATGAGCAGCACCGGTTTGGCGTGGAGCAGCGCTTGACGCTGATTGAAAAAGGGCAGGCGGACGGGTTTCAACCCCATGTGCTGCTGATGTCGGCCACGCCGATTCCGCGCAGCTTGACGATGGCTTATTTTGGGGATTTGGATTCATCGCGCTTGTCAGAAAAGCCGCCGGGCAGGCAGGTGATCGACACGCGCGCGGTGCCCCTTTCACGCTATGCGGAGGTGGTGGAGGGGCTTGGGCGCGCGATGGCCAAGGGCGCGCAGATTTACTGGGTGTGCCCGCTGGTGGAGGAAAGCGAGAAGCTGGATATTGCAGCGGTGACGGCGCGCATCAAGGCGCTGGAAGTAGCATTCCCCGGCCAGGTGGCCATGGTGCATGGGCGCGTGAGCGCGGAGGAGAAACAGAAGGCGATCGCCCGTTTCGCCGCGGGTGAAAAGCGCATTCTGGTGGCGACGACGGTGATCGAGGTGGGCGTGAATGTGCCGAGCGCGACCATCATGGTGATTGAGCATGCGGAGCGTTTCGGCCTGGCGCAGCTGCACCAGCTGCGCGGACGCGTGGGGCGG from the bacterium genome contains:
- the recG gene encoding ATP-dependent DNA helicase RecG, with protein sequence MRPNSLFTWFSSVRGIKGVGDARAKQLDKIALNVLRDLAWHFPVGVVDRSFSPPLSQVVNQSVITTCVTVDGHRAPQGKRRTYQVEAHNETGRLTLTYFHVQGDYLTKSLPVGSEVAVSGTVEWFGNQLTMPHPDYVLPAARVRELMIKEPVYSLTAGISNKVMRQMVEHALGKLNDLPEWHDEALLKREGWPTLNEAVACLHKPEEEQKHTKAKARLVYDELLANQLGMRLVRGQMQRYRGVVMKQDALAQQAEALLPYKLTDGQKDVLKEIAADMQSGERMLRLLQGDVGSGKTVVALLAMLRAVEAGYQAAMMAPTDIVARQHYHWASELLQPLGIVCGYLSGAAKAKNRKETLEKLASGEIQLLFGTHALFQEKVQFHKLGMVVVDEQHRFGVEQRLTLIEKGQADGFQPHVLLMSATPIPRSLTMAYFGDLDSSRLSEKPPGRQVIDTRAVPLSRYAEVVEGLGRAMAKGAQIYWVCPLVEESEKLDIAAVTARIKALEVAFPGQVAMVHGRVSAEEKQKAIARFAAGEKRILVATTVIEVGVNVPSATIMVIEHAERFGLAQLHQLRGRVGRGSEASSCILMYEDKAGETARERLKALRATDDGFAIAEEDLRLRGGGELLGTKQSGVPGFRFADMYQHREMMAMARDDAKLLLGRDPKLVSPRGQAIKALLYFFEYDKLLNYSFSG